agtacattttaaatttgatgGCTAAATTTTCCTCCAGAAAGGTTGCCTAGTGTACATGCCCATCAAGGGTGTGTGAGTGCCTGTTTCCAGGTGGCTGTAGGGAAACCTGCCCCTGCCAGGAGCCTTTCAGCATCCACGGTGATTGGGTGCTCAGCAGGAAATAGGCCCAGCCCCTCTGCTCCATGGCCTTTGCCTCTACTGCAAATCTCTGTGCTTGTGAGGTGACTGTTTCAGTGTGGGAGCCTTTCTTTTAGTAATGGAGAGCTCTCCCTGGATTTCCCTTATCACTTTAGCAATGTTTCCCTGTCCATCCTGGGGTGAGAGAATGAATAACCAAATATTGACTCTTCCAGGTGAAGAAGGCATATAGGCAAAAGGCCCTCTCCTGCCACCCAGACAAAAATCCGGATAATCCCCGAGCAGGTGAGACTCTCCTAGACACCGGGAGAAAGAGACTGGCTCACCTGGGCATGGCATGAGTGCCCTTGGAGGCACACATCCTGGCTTTGGGCGCTGGGCCCCAAGGCTGCACTTTGCTTGTTGGGGCGTCTGGTCAGTTGCTGATGTGCTCACCCTTCCTTTCTGGCCCATCATCTGCTGACGTCTGCTTTTCCAGCAGCCTGTCGCTTTTTTGAGGTGCTTTTTTAAGGGAGCACACAATCACCAAgtctcagtttttctcttctctcttttttgatCCTCACATTTAGCTGAACTCTTCCACCAGCTTTCCCAGGCCTTGGAGGTACTGACTGATGCTGCCGCCAGGGTAAGCACATCTTCCTCTGTCTGAATTATCCCCCACACTTAGAGACCACTGTGTGCTTCATCCTCTATACGTGGCCATGTGGCATGGTCCTTGCTGTCCCAGCCTGGAGACCGGGTCACCAGGCTGCCCCACCGACGGCTCTGGGGCTAGTGGTGCGGCTGGGGAGATGGCTGGGCTCTGTGCATGTTCTCTGGCTGACCGCTCCGTTCCTTTCTCCGGCAGGCTGCTTATGACAAGGTCAGGAAAGCCAAGAAGCAGGCAGCAGAAAGGACACAGAAACTtgatgagagaaggaaaaaagtgaagCTTGGTAGGTGACATCATGGTGCTGGTGGCCTGTGGTTTCCCTGGGCTGTTTTCATGCAGCTCCTCCACCTTTCCTCCTGCAGCGTTAGTTCCAGCAACTCAAAGCTTTGTGGCCCCGGCTCTGGGCAGAACCCTGTTCTCAGGAGTGGCTCCTAAAGGCCACTCTTAAGAATAACAATGACTAGCTGTGCTATTAGCTAGGCATTGTGACAGATGTTTTACTGTCTCCTTTAATTATCACAGCTATCCAAGGAGCTGGGTGTTACGAAACCCATTTTTTTATAGACAAAAGAAGCTAAGGCACTAAGAGGATAAGAACTTGctggagctggaatttgaacccacaCAGCATGAGTACAGTCAGTGTCCTTGCTGGCCATGCCATCTTGGATCTTTTTCATTCATCTCAGCCTCATTTCTGCATAGAGCCTTCACTCTGAGAAGTCCCCTCAGAAGGATCCAGAGAGGGTCAGGCTTTTGTCTTAAAAAACACTTTCTTGACATATGTTTTGTATATCATATTGTCTGCTTActtcaagtgtacaattcagtgatttttagtaaatttaccatATGGTGCAACTATGACTataaatcagttttagaacattttcatcaccctcatAAGATTGGTCCAGACATTCTTTACTcgatttttctctgcttcttcttgCCTATTTGATATccatatatttaatatgtacatATACCACCCCAGTACatccatcaaaaacaaacaaacctggaaAGTCTAGGTAAGTAAagtgaacagaaaagaaagcagcGAGTCCCAGACTTGAGAGAAGCATTTGTTGCAGCAGCTGGCCTGGCACAGGGCCACAAGCAGGTTTCTCTTGGAAGGTGGGAAGGGCTCTGGGACCTGGGGTGATGTCCTTCTATGGAGGCTGCCGTCCCTGCAGGAGCCACTGCAGCCAGGACCACAGTGAGGCTTGGCAGTTGTGAATTGAGGCGGGGTAGGGGAGACAGTGGGAACTCGAGCTCAGTGGTGGGAAGAGCATCGAAGCCAAGGCAAGGTCACAGGTCAGGCTGTGGTGCCAAACCACAGGAATAGAAGCCCACAGCTCCACCCACTCGCACCCCTGACCCGTGGCCCTGGGCTGCTGACATAAGCACCCACCTACACCTTGTTCACTGATCGGAGAACCAGCTTGGTCAGCATAAGCTGATTTAACTCTTCTAGACCCCGACCACTCAGCTGGAGCCTATACTTCCTTGCTATGACTTTTCTCAATGGAAATCAATTCGGGGTATGGAGGGACAGGGCAGAGTTACTGTATGGGTTCATCCTGTGTGAGATTTTGGGGAGGCAGCCAGAACCAGGTGGTCCAGGGCCATGTAGAAACCACTTAGACCAGACATTGGGTCATTCAAACTTTGTGCCTAGACCTGGAGGCCCGGGAAcggcaggcccaggcccagggcagtgaggaggaggaggagagccgGAGCACCAGGACACTAGAGCAAGAGGTGAGCAGGAGGGGGAGGCGGGTGGACCTGGGGGTTGTCGTGGTTGGGGGAGGACATGCCCTCTCCACCTTCTTTTGTGGGATCTGGGTAATCTGTCCCACCCACAGGTTGCTGAGCCTAGTTTGCAGGTGGAACATCCCAGGGACCTTTACAAGGTAAGCCAACCTGGAACTGGATCTGCACAGAATTGTCATCCACTCCAACCCCCGCTCTGCAGATCGAACGCCTGCGAGAAGAGGGCTCCCGGCAGCTGGAGGAACAGCAGAGGCTGGTCCAGGAGCAGATACGCCAGGAACGAGAACAGAGGTTGAGAGGTGAAAGTCTGTCCCCCAACCTGCTTCCCCCTCTGAGCGAGCTCCCGATGCCCAGAGTGGCCACACTGGCTGCTCAGTGGAGTTACTGTGGAAACTTTCACCTGCTGGAACCCCCAGGGCATCTCATTTGGACACATGCCACCTGTCATTTCTTCCTACCAGTTCTCTGGGGCCTGTTGTCTTTTTACTCTGCCTGAGATCTCCTGAGATCCCCGCCTGTCATTGTTCCAAGCAGACCTGGCTGTTTTGGAGCAGATCACTGTTGGGAAGGCTCTAGGATACTTTGTTTCAGTAGAACTGTGTGGTCGGTACCTCCACCTCTTGCCCCTGGAAGGTGTTTATGGCCCTTTGTTGGAAAAATGCTGACCGTGGCCTTCATCGGACAGCCAGGCAGCTGCCCTGAAGTGGCAGCTCCTCAAGGTTGGGGTAGAATTGCCTCTACTCCCCCCCACCAGGCTCCACAGCAGGGCAGGGCAAAGATTGCCCTTGGTTAGGAAGGATCTTTTCTAGGTCATTCTGGCCCTAGGCTGAGTCTCCTTTGGGAGAATCTCCGGCTCCCTCATATTCTACCTTGctaattttcctaaattttctagGAATGGCAGAAAATCCTGAAAGCGAAAGAACCCCAAAGCTAAAGGTGAGCCCTTCAGGATCCACAGGCCACCTCACACTACGTCCTCAGCAAGAGCAGACGCTTCCGGGGCACAAGGGCTTCTGGCAGGGACACTGGGTTTCTGGGAGCCACACCACTACCCACATCCTTCCAACTTCCTGCTGCCTGGGCGTCAGGATGGCATCTCAGAGCTGCCCACGACAGGCTGCTCTTAGCCTGAAGGCTGCAGGGCGGCACTCCCAGAAGCCCTCAAAGGAGAGCATCTTTTAGGGCTGGAAGCCTGCTTGTCCATTTTTAAGGGGAATGCATCTTTGGGGGGTGCTCCCTGGACTACCCTTGCCTTGAAGACTAGTGGGGTGTCTGCTCAGACTGGAAAGCTCAAGGGAGGGGTCTGGTACTGTTGAGGAGGTGTGTTTAATGGCAACACCCACTGCTGTCTTTTCAGCTCAAATGGAAGAGCAAGAAGGAGGCCGAGTCACAAGGCGGCTATTCCAGAGATGTCCTCCTGCAGCTTTTTCAAAAGGTTTCCCCTGCTGACTTCCCTCTTACCTATCATCTACATCCCCACCTCAGCCCAAACCCAAAGATCTCCAGGCCTAACTTTCCTTCACATCTCCACCTGGATTTTCCCCCTGTGTCATAGACCATAGGACTGCCTAGAAACTTCTCCCCAGGCCATGACCTTATAGCCACTTGTGTTGCCATGTGCCCCCTCCAGCCAGCGCTAACACTTGACATCCTTAGAAGCAAAGGGCTTGGCCAGGTGTGTAGGGAGAGAGAAGGTGGGCATCTGGCACCAAAGCCCCGTCCTTTTCACCTCCTTCAGTCACCAAGGCAGGTGCGCATCTCTGCAGGTCTAAatccccacctctgcccaacTCTCCTTTGCTGTCCTCTACATTCCTGGGGAAACAAACcctttctttcccatctctgaTCTCCCCTCTCTGGGAACCTAGCAACACAAGGCTATTCACTGGCTCAGAATGGCCCAGCAGCCTGAGGGTGGCCAGGCTTGCCTCTGGCTTAAGCTGGGCCATCCTGAAGGCTTACCCAGACCCCCTTGTCCTCACAGTATGGAGAAGTGCTCAACCTGGTACTTTCCAGTAAGAAGGCAGGCACTGCCGTGGTGGAGTTTGCGACCATCAAAGCAGCGGTGAGTGCTGCGTGGGGCTTTGGGGGACATTCACAGCCCTGCCGCTCCTGGGGAGAAACCCAATTCTGTGGGCTCTCTGTTAAGCTCCCACGGGGTCTCTGGGCCACCTCAGAGCCAAGGTTCCCCAGAGGCCCCTGACTCCTGGGAGTTGAGGCACAGCGAGTGCAGGGATGGACAGGACACTCCAGGGATGGAGGAAAGCACAGCGGGTTCATTTCCTGCTGCCTGGTTCCCCACCCTCTACCTTCCTGTGGAAGCCTGCGTGCCTCCAAGCTGGGGCCCCTGAGCTGCCTTCCCACCGTCCCCCTTCCCTCAGTCCCCAGTCAGAGGGCTCATATGGCCCATCAGGAGAGTCAAAGCTTCAGCACACCCTCTTACAAAGGTTGCTCGGCTTTGCTTGGAGGACAAGAGTGCTGGTTCTGGTTCTTTTTGTCGGGGTAGAGAGAAGTACTTTTGTAGCTGACTGAAATAACAGGACCAAGACTGAATGCTGTGTTTGACAGGAGCTGGCTGTCCAGAATGAAGTGGGCCTGGTCAATAACCCTCTGAAGATTTCCTGGTTGGAAGGACGGCCCCCGAGCATGGGGGGCCCCAGCCACCCTGGACTGTCCCAGGTAAGAGCCTCACCCAACTGGGCCTACTCAGGCTTTGGGGCACCTCTTCCTGTTTGGGCTCTTCTCAGGGCTCTCTCCTCACAAAGCCAGGTCATCGGGGATGTGGTGAGATACTCCAACCCAAGCAGGACTGTGATTCATTGCTGTCCCTCGTTCCTCTCTGAGTGCCAGGGGGCCTCACTTTTCACAGAATTCTTAGACCTTACTTTTCACATCTTGGTCTCCTTTTGGGGCTTACATCATCACCCAAAGCTGTCATCCTGGCCTGCTGGCCGCTTGGTTACAGTGTGGGCTTAGATGACCCAGTGCTGCAGGGATGGGGCCATGACAAGGGCAGCCACTTCCTTCTCCAGCTTCCTTCCAGGTGTGTCTGTGGTTGCCCCAGATGGGGACCTACTGTCAAGAGGCAATATCCCCTCTTTAGAGGTAACACTGGCTGCCCTGCCAGCACTGAGGCACTGCCTGGTGCCCGACTCATGGTGAAGCCAGGACTTGAGCTGACACTGCCCAATGCCCACCCTTAGTCCTTGAAGCTCCACAAAGGCTTTTGTTCAGCTGCcgacacacatatacacacacggcCCCAGTCACACTTGCCCCTACTTTGGTGGGACAAgagctctctctcccttctctgaagcACCTGGGGGTCTGTGTGGGAGCGTCAGGCTGATGTGTTCCAGCCCCTCCGTGGGGAAGAATGGCCCTGGGTGGGTCAGCAAGGGCTCTGCTCCCACTGCTTCAGTCatgctgccaccaccccctcaCTGGGAGTGTGTCCCAGACCCTggacagaggagaaaaaggaacaggTCAGAGCTCAACTCAGGATCCTTTTTCAGAGACTGTTTCCCCACTGTTAAGCCCTAGATGACACTCCACAGGCTGTGCTGTAAAGAACTTTATTCATCATCTGCACCCACAGGGGAGTTTTCAGCTTGGAACATCCACACATtaggagggcagggggaggccaCAAAGTTTGGGCTGTAGAAGCAGTGTGTGTCCAGGCTtccgtctctccctctcccacaccTGGAAAGGCCTGGGGCATCAGAACCACATGGCCAACTTGGCTCTGGCTCCAAGTCTTCTGGCCAGACTGCAGGATGGGGCCATAGCCCCCATCATCAGAGATTTTGAGCAAGGCAGAGCTCCTCAGTCCTAGCAAGGATTCTGGAGACCAGCTGTGCCTCTTCACCGTAACAGCCACGATTTTCATGTCTGTCCCCGATCCAGTCCTCCCATATTCTCATGGGTGAGGGAATGAGGGAAATCTGCCactgtttttgctgcatttcCCAAGGGCCCCTATCACTAATAATTCTGGAAATTCCCCAGAGCACCGCTTCGCAAGCTGTGTCTGCGCCTGTGCCTGGCATTCCCTAGAGCCACCTTCCTTCAGCACCAGGGAGTGCCCAGGCAGCTGTGCTGGCACTTTGAGTCTCTTGTGCCTCCTTTTCTGCTAATGATTTGTTTGGCCTTTTTCCTGAGTTACACTCTGTGACTCTGCCTGCCTCACTCGTAACTACTCTGacagcccctcccttcctttgCAGGCACCATATGCTTCCCCCTTCCCAAGCCATGGTCAAGGCCAGCGCTGCCCAATAGAACTTTCTCTAATGATGTTCATGGTCATTCTGCGCATTCCAGTGTGGCAGCCGTTAGTcatatgtggctactgagcatttgaaatgtggctggtgtgacTGAGGGCTGAACTTGTAAtcctatttaatttaaattagtttaaatttaaatagccacatgtagctagtggctgTCATATTAGACAAGGTCACACCTgtctcacccctctccccttgGGTCTCCCACGTTCCTCTTCAGCCTGGATTGGACCACTTTTGCCCAGACCTGTCCTGTAGCCTCTCTCTGTTGACAGTGGCTTAACAGGGAGCTGGCACAGGGCATCTATTTGTTGTGCCCAGTCTGTGTGTCGTCCACTCCCAGACTCTCCCCTTATGCCACCCGCCCCCTCTGCTGGCCTTCACCTGGTCCTGGTGGTTGCAGGCATGGCCTCCATTTCCCCACTGAGCTAGCTGCCCTCAGGGCTCCTGCTAGCAGGTGCCCCTGCACATTTGCAGCTTGCCTCTGTACCTCTGTCCCTCCAGTCTGGGATGACTCAGAGGACTGTTCAGGAcccagagggcaggcagggccctgGATTCCTTCTCTACCTTTTTCTTAAACCATGACTGCCCCTCCTATGGGTCCCTAGGTTTGTGGCTCTTCCAGtcaccccacctctgcccaccctctccccattCAGAAGCAGGGCTCACTGGGAAACTGCTCCCTCAGTATCTGTAGAACTTCCTCAAGAAGTGAAATCCCCA
This DNA window, taken from Camelus dromedarius isolate mCamDro1 chromosome 5, mCamDro1.pat, whole genome shotgun sequence, encodes the following:
- the DNAJC17 gene encoding dnaJ homolog subfamily C member 17 — encoded protein: MAVTKEILQMDLYALLGIEENAADKEVKKAYRQKALSCHPDKNPDNPRAAELFHQLSQALEVLTDAAARAAYDKVRKAKKQAAERTQKLDERRKKVKLDLEARERQAQAQGSEEEEESRSTRTLEQEIERLREEGSRQLEEQQRLVQEQIRQEREQRLRGMAENPESERTPKLKLKWKSKKEAESQGGYSRDVLLQLFQKYGEVLNLVLSSKKAGTAVVEFATIKAAELAVQNEVGLVNNPLKISWLEGRPPSMGGPSHPGLSQGSVLSERDYESLVMMRMRQAAERQQLISRMQQEEQAGQPT